One Chlamydia ibidis 10-1398/6 genomic window, CTAGTGCTGTAGAGGGAACTGATCCTTGGGGATTATCTCTCTACTTATTGATGTCCATGGTGCTTTTATCTGGTGCTGTAATTATGCTTTGCTACTGGTGGATGAACAGGTATGTTCTGACAGATGCAAGGTTCTACAATCCTGAAGAACTGAATAAAGCTAAAAAATCTAAGCCAAAGATGAGTATGAAAGAGAGTTTCATCTATCTTGCTAAATCTCCTTATATGCTTCTTTTAGCTATGTTGGTGATTTGTTACGGTATTTGCATTAATTTAGTTGAAGTAACTTGGAAAAGCCAATTGAAGTTACAGTATCCTAATGCTAATGAGTATAGTCAGTTCATGGGTAACTTTTCCTTCTGGACCGGCGTTGTATCTGTATTCGTAATGCTGTTCATTGGTGGTAACGTTATCCGTAAGTTTGGTTGGTTAACTGGAGCTCTTGTAACACCAGTCATGGTTCTGTTAACTGGGGTTCTTTTCTTTGCTCTGGTCATTTTCAGAGATCAAGCTTCAGGTATTGTTGCTATGCTAGGTACAACTCCGTTGATGCTGGCTGTTGTAGTTGGTGCTATTCAAAACATTTTATCTAAGTCCACGAAGTATGCTCTTTTTGATGCTACTAAGGAAATGGCTTACATACCACTGGATCAAGAACAGAAAGTCAAAGGTAAGGCTGCTATTGACGTAGTTGCTGCTCGTTTTGGTAAGTCTGGTGGATCCTTGATTCAACAAGGTTTGTTAGTGATATGTGGTAGTATTGGTGCTATGACCCCTTATTTGGCAGTTACATTATTTGTGATTATTGGGGTATGGCTTGTTTCTGCGACTAAACTCAATAAACTTTTCTTGATTCAATCTGCTCTTAGAGAACAAGAGTCTTTGGGAGGAGTGCCAGGAGGAGCAACGGCAGATTCCTCTAGTTCTTCTATTAAAGGAACTCCTGTAGTTGAAAATGCTTCTTCTTAGATTTGAACTATAGAAGTTGTGAATTTCATGCAAATCCTTGCCTAGACAACTAGGTAAGGATTTTTTTTTGAATCTTTGTCGTTCAAAAAATTAAGAGATTTTGCCAATTCTTGAGGTGTTGTTCTAAAAAGCAAGGTTGTAGTAGCCTATCTTTTGATGGTAATTTTTCCTTTCCTTACTTTACCAAAGTGATAAGTATGTCTTTTTTTCGAAAAGTTAAAATTTTGTTTTTTAGTGCTTGTCTTTTGAGTCTATGTGTAAGTTGCTCTCGTTCTGTCGGTAACAACAATAGATCAGATGGGTTGTACGTGCTGTCGATGAACCGTATGATTCATGATTGTGTGGTTAGAATAGTCGGAGATAAAATCCATACTCTTGTCCTGATCGATGGCTCTATTGATCCTCATGCCTATGAGATGGTAAAGGGAGATGAGGACAAAATGGTAATTAGCCAATTAATTTTTTGTAATGGTTTAGGCTTGGAACATAGCGCAAGTCTACGTAGGCATTTGGAGAACAATGATAAGGTTATCAATATTGGAGAAAACTTAATCAATAATGGCGCGTTTTCTCCATTACAAGAAGATGGTTGTTATGATCCGCATATTTGGACAGATATATCCATCTGGAGAGAGGGTGTTAGAGAAATAGCGGACGCATTGATTAAAAAGTTCCCTGAATGGGAAGACGAATTTGTTAGGAATAGAGATACTTTGTTAGATGAAATGTACCGTCTGGATCTTTGGGCTAAAAAGTGTCTCTCTAGCATCCCTGCGGAGAATAAGTATCTGGTTTCTGGGCATAACGCTTTTGGTTATTTTACTCGACGCTATTTGGCTGCCGAAGAAGAGATTGCGGATAATAGTTGGAAAAAGCGTTGTATTTCACCAGAAGGACTATCTCCTGAAGCCCAGATAAGCATTCGTGATATTATGCTAGTTGTTGATTACATACATAAAAACAATGTTCAGGTGATATTCCCAGAAGATACTCTTAATCAAGATGCATTGAAAAAAATTGCTGCTTGTTTAAAAAAAGGTCATTCTGTTCGTTTGTCTAAAAATCCTCTTTACAGTGATAACGTGAAACAGGATTATTTCAATACGTTTAAACATAACGTATCAATTATTACTGAAGAGTTGGGGGGGACGCTTTTTGATTAACTGTAACGAAATGATTTGGTCGGTGCACGATCTCTGTATGAATTATGATCACACCGATGCGCTGTGTCATATTTCTTTTAGTTTGCCTAAGGGAGGGACGCTTACCGCAAT contains:
- the npt1 gene encoding NTP/NDP exchange transporter Npt1, yielding MTQTAEKPFGKWRSFLWPIHAHELKKVLPMFLMFFCIAFNYTVLRDTKDTLIVTAPGSGAEAIPFIKLWLVVPCAVVFMLIYAKLSNILSKQALFYAVISPFLIFFALFPTVIYPFRHLLHPTDFAERLQDFLPQGLMGCVAMLRNWTFALFYVLSELWGSVMLSLMFWGFANEITKISEAKRFYALFGVGANVALLASGRSIIWASKLRASAVEGTDPWGLSLYLLMSMVLLSGAVIMLCYWWMNRYVLTDARFYNPEELNKAKKSKPKMSMKESFIYLAKSPYMLLLAMLVICYGICINLVEVTWKSQLKLQYPNANEYSQFMGNFSFWTGVVSVFVMLFIGGNVIRKFGWLTGALVTPVMVLLTGVLFFALVIFRDQASGIVAMLGTTPLMLAVVVGAIQNILSKSTKYALFDATKEMAYIPLDQEQKVKGKAAIDVVAARFGKSGGSLIQQGLLVICGSIGAMTPYLAVTLFVIIGVWLVSATKLNKLFLIQSALREQESLGGVPGGATADSSSSSIKGTPVVENASS
- a CDS encoding metal ABC transporter solute-binding protein, Zn/Mn family; the protein is MSFFRKVKILFFSACLLSLCVSCSRSVGNNNRSDGLYVLSMNRMIHDCVVRIVGDKIHTLVLIDGSIDPHAYEMVKGDEDKMVISQLIFCNGLGLEHSASLRRHLENNDKVINIGENLINNGAFSPLQEDGCYDPHIWTDISIWREGVREIADALIKKFPEWEDEFVRNRDTLLDEMYRLDLWAKKCLSSIPAENKYLVSGHNAFGYFTRRYLAAEEEIADNSWKKRCISPEGLSPEAQISIRDIMLVVDYIHKNNVQVIFPEDTLNQDALKKIAACLKKGHSVRLSKNPLYSDNVKQDYFNTFKHNVSIITEELGGTLFD